The nucleotide sequence GAGATCATCGCCCACGCGGCTCCACATCTCCACGCGGCCGCCCAGGCGCGCCATGGCCACGGCCGCGGTGGCCGCCAGCCCGCCGCCCTGCACCAGGTGGTCGCTCGCGCCGACGAACCGCCCACGCGACAGATCGTCGCACAGGAAGAGATAATCCATCACCGACAGCCCGATGCTGATCAGCTCTGAGCCCATGTCCGCGCGTCCTTCAGCCGTGTTCGTGAAGCCCCACGCTGGGGCCGGGGGAGAGTATCGGCCATGGCCGCCGGGAAGTCAAATGCCCCCCTCGCCCGCGCCCCGCCGGGGTGTGAGCCATTTCTGTAGAGGGCTTCTACTGCGGGCTCTCGTAGCGACAAGCGTCCCGCTTGTCGAACCGATGAAGAGAACCGCAAGCGGGACGCTCGCGGTTACTTTGCAGCGGGGCCTTCACCTGTTCCGGGGATTCTCGCATCAGAAACCAGGCTCATCAGGGTTTGGCGATCCCGACGCGGCCGCCATTGGGGAGCGTGCGACGGGCGCCGCGGCGCCCGCGGAGGCCATCCCATAACCCTCTATGCCCCACTGCCTTACGCCCTCCGGCCAGTCCCGCTCCCATACTTGCTCATCGCGCAGATGAGCGAATATGGCCGGAGCCGCGAGAATCGCTCATTCTCGCCCATCTACCCATGCTGTATCACTCCTCGCCTCACAGGGTTGATACAGCATGGGCAGGCTGCGCCCGCCAGCCGCTCGGCGGCGCCCTCCCGGGGAACCGCCCGGTCCGCCAGGAGCTGGCATGCCCACGCCCTGCACCGGGCCAGTCACGCCAGGATCGCGAAACCCTGAAAACCCAGAAACCACCTACGATTCCGGCCCACCCTCGCTCTGTCACTCGCGCTTGACAGGGCGGCACGGGTTGTGTAGCCTAAGAAGAGCGTGGTCCGGCTTCCCGACGGTACGCCGCGCCGCATGGCAGGCCTTGCCCGCGGCCAGAGCACCAAGTCATCCGTCTCTCCACGATTCGGCCGAGAGTGGCCCGGCTCCATTCGTTGCGGCCTCCGCCGCGGGCAGGGCAGCGCCTTGCCGGCGATCCCAAGGACAGGAGTTTCCGTTCGATGCCCGAGCTTGTGCGTGGCGTGTTGACGATGCGCAGGGACGGCAACGGCTTGCTGGTGGACCCCGAGCACATGTTCCGGTCCCACGGAGCGATCGCGTCGGTGCCGCGGGGGCTCATCCGCGAGTACGGCCTGGTGGACGGCGCCCGGCTCGAGGGCACGGTGCAGTCGAACCATCACGCGGCGCGCGTCATGCACGACGTGCGCTCCGTATGCGGCCTGAGCCCCGACCAGTTTGCCCGGCGCACGCCCTTCGACCGGCTGGTGAGCATCGCGCCGAACAAACGCTACCACATCGGGCGATCCACGAAAATGACGATGCGGATCATGGACCTCTTCTGCCCGATCGGCAAGGGGACGCGTGGGCTGATCGTGAGCCCGCCCAAGGCCGGCAAGACCACGATCCTCGAGGACCTGGCCAATGCCGTGCTGGACGAGGAGCCCAGCGCCCGGGTGATTGCCCTGCTGGTGGACGAGCGGCCCGAGGAGGTCACCACCTTCCGCCGCACGACCAAGGCCGAGGTCTGGGCCTCCAACATGGACCAGTCGTACGCCGACCACGTCACCCTGGTAAGCCTCGCCCTCAACCACATCCGCTGCGAGCTGGAGTGCGGGCACGACGTCATGGTGCTGTGCGACTCGATCACCCGCATGGCCCGGGCCTTCAACGTGGAGGGCGGCGGCTCGGGGCGCACCATGACCGGCGGCCTCGACGCCTCGGCCATGCAGATTCCCCGCCGCTTCTTCGGCATGGCCCGCAACATCGAGGGCGGCGGCTCCGTCACCGTGCTCGCCACGGCCCTGGTGGACACCGGCAGCCGCATGGACAATTTGATCTTCGAGGAATTCAAGGGCACCGGCAACTCGGAGATCGTGCTCGACCGCAAGCTGGCCGAGCTGCGCATCTTCCCCGCCATCAACGTCAGCGCCAGCGGCACCCGCCGCGAGGAGGAGCTGTACACGCCCTTCGAGATGAAGATGGTCCGCCGCCTGCGCCGCGTGCTGGCCGACCGCCAGCCGGCCGAGGTGATCACCCACCTTGTCTCCGCGATGCGCAGGGCCAAGACCAACGAGGAATTCCTCGCCAACCTCCCCGGGGCCGATGAGTAAAGGATCGCCGATGGCGGAACAGACGAACACGGCGGATGAGTGGGACCGGCTGAGCCGACGTGGCTTGCTGAAGCTCGGCGTGGCGGGCACGCTGGGCCTCGGCGCGGCCACCACGGCCGCCCAGGCGGCCGAGGCCGCCGCACGGCTCGAAGAGGCGAAGGCGAAGCTGGCCTATCTGACCCGCCCCGAAGCCTTCCGCGAGTTCAACCGCGAGAAGCCGCCCCTCCCCCAGCTCTCGCCCGAGAAGCGCCGCGAGGCCGGCCTCGACCCCGAGACCTGGCAGTTGGAGGTCGTGCCCGACCCGCAGAGCAACAGCCAGGTGGCAAACCCGCTGTCGAAGGAGCGCGGGACGGCGCTGACCTGGAAGGGGCTGATGGCGCTCGCCGGGAAGCACGCCGTCCGATTCCTGCATGTCCTCACCTGCACGAACATCCCCGATCCCCTCGGCATGGGGCTGTGGGAGGGCGTGCCGCTCCGCGACGTACTCTGGCTGGCCAAGCCCACGGGCAACGTCCGCCGCGTCATCTACTGGGGTTACGACAACGGCGACCCGAAGCAGCGGTTCATCGTCTCCCTCCCCATCGGCCGCGTGCTGGAGGACCCGCCCGGCGAGCTGCCGGCCATCCTGTGCTACAAGCTCAACGACCAATGGCTCGCGCCGAGGAACGGTGGGCCGGTGCGCCTCATCGTGCCCGGGGCCTACGGCAACAAGTCGGCCAAGTGGCTTACCCACGTCGTCTTGTCGAATAGCTTCCAGGCGAACGACACCTACGCGCTCTGGAACAATGACGTGGAGAGC is from Planctomycetota bacterium and encodes:
- a CDS encoding molybdopterin-dependent oxidoreductase — translated: MAEQTNTADEWDRLSRRGLLKLGVAGTLGLGAATTAAQAAEAAARLEEAKAKLAYLTRPEAFREFNREKPPLPQLSPEKRREAGLDPETWQLEVVPDPQSNSQVANPLSKERGTALTWKGLMALAGKHAVRFLHVLTCTNIPDPLGMGLWEGVPLRDVLWLAKPTGNVRRVIYWGYDNGDPKQRFIVSLPIGRVLEDPPGELPAILCYKLNDQWLAPRNGGPVRLIVPGAYGNKSAKWLTHVVLSNSFQANDTYALWNNDVESPMKTAARFLHVPKEAKAGEPLPLVGMAQVGMSGLRQVQYAIEPEGAPPRPDDPYFTQCDWRDAEVLPPPSDWGGGLPDGKLPPIPLQFDPATGKPRTWPLRYTIVHWAALAPGLAAGRYQLRCRTIDANGAAQPMPRPFPKAGNNAIHQTPITIT
- the rho gene encoding transcription termination factor Rho; protein product: MPELVRGVLTMRRDGNGLLVDPEHMFRSHGAIASVPRGLIREYGLVDGARLEGTVQSNHHAARVMHDVRSVCGLSPDQFARRTPFDRLVSIAPNKRYHIGRSTKMTMRIMDLFCPIGKGTRGLIVSPPKAGKTTILEDLANAVLDEEPSARVIALLVDERPEEVTTFRRTTKAEVWASNMDQSYADHVTLVSLALNHIRCELECGHDVMVLCDSITRMARAFNVEGGGSGRTMTGGLDASAMQIPRRFFGMARNIEGGGSVTVLATALVDTGSRMDNLIFEEFKGTGNSEIVLDRKLAELRIFPAINVSASGTRREEELYTPFEMKMVRRLRRVLADRQPAEVITHLVSAMRRAKTNEEFLANLPGADE